The following proteins are co-located in the Clostridia bacterium genome:
- a CDS encoding GNAT family N-acetyltransferase — protein MDKKQVALEYLNKNQLLHADMIDCINNNQAKIVYANNDGVVIYNLEGRVYCISLEKDADIESILALCKRNRCSVIHQDFYYPLIKEKFKFKHKKECYQVVYTKPFPPQNQYDFEIKPLTLDYVNFVFDNYSNRSSIRYITDRIKSNSMFGAFSGNDIMGFIGVHDEGSMGMLEVMPEYRKKGVGYALEAFLISERLKNGHIPYAHIFTSNIASCNLQKKLGMEFADQIISWVF, from the coding sequence ATGGACAAAAAACAAGTAGCATTAGAATATTTGAATAAAAATCAGCTTCTTCATGCTGATATGATAGACTGTATTAATAATAATCAAGCAAAGATTGTATATGCCAATAACGACGGTGTTGTGATATATAATCTTGAGGGACGTGTTTATTGTATTAGCTTAGAAAAAGATGCGGATATTGAATCTATACTTGCTTTGTGCAAACGAAATAGATGTTCTGTAATCCATCAGGATTTTTATTATCCGTTAATTAAAGAAAAGTTCAAATTTAAACACAAAAAAGAATGCTATCAGGTGGTTTATACCAAACCTTTTCCGCCGCAAAATCAATATGATTTTGAAATAAAGCCGTTGACATTAGATTATGTTAATTTTGTGTTTGATAACTATTCTAACCGTTCTAGCATTAGATACATAACTGACCGCATTAAGAGCAATTCTATGTTCGGAGCTTTTTCAGGTAATGATATTATGGGTTTTATAGGAGTTCATGACGAAGGCTCTATGGGGATGCTGGAAGTTATGCCAGAGTATAGAAAAAAAGGTGTTGGATATGCTTTGGAAGCCTTTTTGATAAGTGAAAGATTAAAAAACGGGCATATTCCCTATGCCCATATATTTACATCTAATATAGCTTCATGTAATCTTCAAAAAAAGCTAGGAATGGAGTTTGCTGATCAGATTATAAGCTGGGTTTTTTGA
- a CDS encoding YcxB family protein has product QSDLNPSVVKKTQKNIIKKSLITIAISSVIILFCGTLMFVMQENLLGAVFIALGSLFLIVIIILSKKSVFSQKEYKVFFDFDEDLIKITSFENNEIASVSKVFYKDLEKIEEREDYILIYINKINYFILEKSKMVEGNFSELRTFLYGKLNTKYKLMCKV; this is encoded by the coding sequence CAAAGTGATCTTAATCCATCAGTAGTAAAAAAAACGCAAAAAAATATTATAAAAAAATCATTAATAACTATAGCTATTAGTTCAGTAATTATTCTATTTTGTGGAACTTTAATGTTCGTAATGCAAGAAAATTTACTTGGCGCAGTGTTTATTGCTTTGGGTTCATTATTTTTAATAGTAATTATAATTTTGTCCAAAAAATCAGTGTTTTCTCAAAAAGAGTATAAGGTGTTTTTTGATTTTGATGAGGACTTAATAAAGATTACATCATTTGAAAATAATGAGATAGCTTCGGTTTCCAAAGTTTTTTATAAAGACTTAGAGAAGATTGAAGAAAGAGAAGATTATATTTTGATTTATATCAATAAAATTAATTATTTTATTTTGGAAAAATCAAAAATGGTCGAAGGCAATTTTTCTGAACTTCGTACTTTTCTTTATGGAAAACTTAATACCAAATATAAACTTATGTGTAAAGTTTAA